Proteins from a single region of Neodiprion virginianus isolate iyNeoVirg1 chromosome 4, iyNeoVirg1.1, whole genome shotgun sequence:
- the LOC124303780 gene encoding TRAF3-interacting protein 1 isoform X3: MTEDVKPEVIKKTQDILGKYFKKPPLTEKLLKKPPFRFLHDIVSSVIRETGFLDGLFTEDELNSENIKDKDTKLAYLTKLIDVVKLITGNNLMVRPSKVIAGHEPTRTNELLQAIGKALDKKISSAEAIEHYKNSNGRSKGPVKSKLVAKDESKKPVSRQSSQSRKPVEKEKPPIDQKKKSTSTSKNAPKEVKTRAENRREKLHEQEKENKAKNKGGDKKEKIVEIPSAESKEEKRPSSVRRQRRSASVQPKEDPSSPKTLDSPKTKPALSDSTNSPTHKMTESSLRNTNSPIDKQVKSQQGNNQTEQPPDRISEPETRQSAEIRGKTSANDDGSRRSSHSDGRTKRSAEKNSAPLEGESKPKSSAGNKVLHHQSLVPQTILQIQQCQSNKVPETTVVRPKTSLRPPSARPMSARPAAPRMRSKTEFILNEDITTPMGTVNVIVENFDTKEEDDVDDMVVMETGGSGDSLNIDGLARTESQLSEEHGHLVAQILETQRELINTDNVDVMPKKVEIEWEAGSRRDRETAIKEVDKLRSSIQTLTRATNPLGKLLDYLQEDVEMMQRELHEWRSQYNQLSEQLRQEQISTEEFIEPMKGTLKDIEGNIKVQLDKIRQVKAGIMKNDQKIQRLLNGHL; this comes from the exons ATGACGGAAGACGTAAAGCCggaagtaattaaaaaaactcaAGACATTCTcgggaaatattttaaaaaaccaCCACTCacggaaaaattgttaaagaAACCACCTTTTAGATTTCTACATGATATAGTCTCATCG GTAATTAGAGAAACTGGATTTCTCGATGGTCTTTTTACAGAGGATGAATTGAATTCCGAAAATATAAAAGACAAAGACACCAAGCTTGCGTATTTAACAAAACTGATTGACGTTGTGA AGTTGATTACTGGAAATAATCTCATGGTACGACCCAGTAAGGTCATCGCTGGACATGAACCCACTCGAACCAATGAGTTACTGCAAGCAATTGGAAAAGCCCTTGACAAAAAG ATCAGCAGCGCAGAAGCAATAGAGCACTATAAAAATAGTAATGGTAGATCTAAGGGGCCAGTGAAATCAAAACTGGTTGCTAAAGATGAGTCTAAGAAGCCAGTGTCTAGACAGTCTTCACAATCTAGAAAACCGGTGGAAAAAGAGAAGCCTCCGATTGATCAAAAGAAAAAGTCTACAAGCACCAGCAAAAATGCACCCAAAGAAGTTAAAACCCGTGCTGAGAATAGACGAGAAAAACTACACGAAcaggaaaaagagaataaagcaaaaaataaGGGTGgggataaaaaagaaaagatcgTTGAAATTCCTTCTGCTGAG tcCAAGGAAGAAAAACGGCCATCTTCGGTGAGGCGACAAAGACGCTCAGCGTCAGTTCAACCCAAGGAAGATCCTTCATCACCAAAAACGTTAGACTCCCCAAAAACCAAACCTGCTTTATCAGATTCAACAAATTCACCTACTCACAAAATGACCGAATCTTCGTTGCGTAATACCAACTCGCCGATAGACAAGCAAGTAAAATCGCAACAAGGTAATAACCAAACGGAACAACCGCCTGATAGAATATCAGAACCAGAAACAAGACAATCTGCTGAAATAAGGGGAAAAACAAGCGCAAATGATGATGGTTCTCGTAGAAGCTCACATTCTGATGGGAGGACAAAGAGAAGTGCAGAAAAAAACTCAGCTCCCTTAGAAGGTGAATCGAAACCGAAATCTTCAGCTGGGAACAAA GTTCTCCACCACCAAAGCCTGGTCCCCCAGACGATTCTGCAAATACAGCAATGTCAGTCTAATAA AGTTCCTGAGACGACAGTAGTGAGACCAAAAACTTCACTGCGTCCTCCCAGTGCCAGGCCAATGAGCGCTAGACCTGCAGCTCCTAGGATGCGATCAAAAACTGAATTCATTTTAAATGAAGATATAAC aacTCCAATGGGCACTGTTAATGTAATCGtagaaaattttgacacaaaaGAGGAAGATGACGTTGATGATATGGTTGTAATGGAGACAGGTGGGAGTGGGGATTCCCTAAACATCGATGGATTAGCTAGGACTGAAAGTCAGCTTTCGGAAGAACATGGACATCTGGTAGCTCAAATCTTGGAGACTCAAAGAGAGTTAATCAATACGGACAATGTCGATGTTATGCCCAAGAAGGTGGAGATT GAATGGGAAGCAGGATCAAGAAGAGATCGTGAAACAGCAATAAAAGAAGTTGATAAATTGCGAAGTTCGATTCAAACTTTGACGCGAGCGACAAACCCACTGGGTAAACTCTTGGATTATTTACAg GAAGATGTAGAGATGATGCAGAGGGAACTCCATGAATGGCGAAGTCAATATAATCAATTGAGTGAACAATTACGCCAGGAGCAAAT CTCAACAGAAGAGTTTATAGAACCCATGAAAGGAACTCTCAAAGACATCGAAGGTAATATCAAAGTTCAGTTGGATAAAATACGCCAAGTAAAAGCTgggataatgaaaaatgatcagaAGATACAGAGATTGCTCAATGGACATTTGTAG
- the LOC124303780 gene encoding TRAF3-interacting protein 1 isoform X1, producing the protein MTEDVKPEVIKKTQDILGKYFKKPPLTEKLLKKPPFRFLHDIVSSVIRETGFLDGLFTEDELNSENIKDKDTKLAYLTKLIDVVKLITGNNLMVRPSKVIAGHEPTRTNELLQAIGKALDKKISSAEAIEHYKNSNGRSKGPVKSKLVAKDESKKPVSRQSSQSRKPVEKEKPPIDQKKKSTSTSKNAPKEVKTRAENRREKLHEQEKENKAKNKGGDKKEKIVEIPSAESKEEKRPSSVRRQRRSASVQPKEDPSSPKTLDSPKTKPALSDSTNSPTHKMTESSLRNTNSPIDKQVKSQQGNNQTEQPPDRISEPETRQSAEIRGKTSANDDGSRRSSHSDGRTKRSAEKNSAPLEGESKPKSSAGNKVREASSLLSPNHKSSKSDTVPNKLQKQYTFEHPGSPPPKPGPPDDSANTAIVPETTVVRPKTSLRPPSARPMSARPAAPRMRSKTEFILNEDITTPMGTVNVIVENFDTKEEDDVDDMVVMETGGSGDSLNIDGLARTESQLSEEHGHLVAQILETQRELINTDNVDVMPKKVEIEWEAGSRRDRETAIKEVDKLRSSIQTLTRATNPLGKLLDYLQEDVEMMQRELHEWRSQYNQLSEQLRQEQISTEEFIEPMKGTLKDIEGNIKVQLDKIRQVKAGIMKNDQKIQRLLNGHL; encoded by the exons ATGACGGAAGACGTAAAGCCggaagtaattaaaaaaactcaAGACATTCTcgggaaatattttaaaaaaccaCCACTCacggaaaaattgttaaagaAACCACCTTTTAGATTTCTACATGATATAGTCTCATCG GTAATTAGAGAAACTGGATTTCTCGATGGTCTTTTTACAGAGGATGAATTGAATTCCGAAAATATAAAAGACAAAGACACCAAGCTTGCGTATTTAACAAAACTGATTGACGTTGTGA AGTTGATTACTGGAAATAATCTCATGGTACGACCCAGTAAGGTCATCGCTGGACATGAACCCACTCGAACCAATGAGTTACTGCAAGCAATTGGAAAAGCCCTTGACAAAAAG ATCAGCAGCGCAGAAGCAATAGAGCACTATAAAAATAGTAATGGTAGATCTAAGGGGCCAGTGAAATCAAAACTGGTTGCTAAAGATGAGTCTAAGAAGCCAGTGTCTAGACAGTCTTCACAATCTAGAAAACCGGTGGAAAAAGAGAAGCCTCCGATTGATCAAAAGAAAAAGTCTACAAGCACCAGCAAAAATGCACCCAAAGAAGTTAAAACCCGTGCTGAGAATAGACGAGAAAAACTACACGAAcaggaaaaagagaataaagcaaaaaataaGGGTGgggataaaaaagaaaagatcgTTGAAATTCCTTCTGCTGAG tcCAAGGAAGAAAAACGGCCATCTTCGGTGAGGCGACAAAGACGCTCAGCGTCAGTTCAACCCAAGGAAGATCCTTCATCACCAAAAACGTTAGACTCCCCAAAAACCAAACCTGCTTTATCAGATTCAACAAATTCACCTACTCACAAAATGACCGAATCTTCGTTGCGTAATACCAACTCGCCGATAGACAAGCAAGTAAAATCGCAACAAGGTAATAACCAAACGGAACAACCGCCTGATAGAATATCAGAACCAGAAACAAGACAATCTGCTGAAATAAGGGGAAAAACAAGCGCAAATGATGATGGTTCTCGTAGAAGCTCACATTCTGATGGGAGGACAAAGAGAAGTGCAGAAAAAAACTCAGCTCCCTTAGAAGGTGAATCGAAACCGAAATCTTCAGCTGGGAACAAAGTAAGAGAAGCAAGTAGCCTGCTGTCACCAAATCATAAATCATCGAAATCAGATACAGTACcaaacaaattacaaaaacagTACACGTTTGAGCATCCAGGTTCTCCACCACCAAAGCCTGGTCCCCCAGACGATTCTGCAAATACAGCAAT AGTTCCTGAGACGACAGTAGTGAGACCAAAAACTTCACTGCGTCCTCCCAGTGCCAGGCCAATGAGCGCTAGACCTGCAGCTCCTAGGATGCGATCAAAAACTGAATTCATTTTAAATGAAGATATAAC aacTCCAATGGGCACTGTTAATGTAATCGtagaaaattttgacacaaaaGAGGAAGATGACGTTGATGATATGGTTGTAATGGAGACAGGTGGGAGTGGGGATTCCCTAAACATCGATGGATTAGCTAGGACTGAAAGTCAGCTTTCGGAAGAACATGGACATCTGGTAGCTCAAATCTTGGAGACTCAAAGAGAGTTAATCAATACGGACAATGTCGATGTTATGCCCAAGAAGGTGGAGATT GAATGGGAAGCAGGATCAAGAAGAGATCGTGAAACAGCAATAAAAGAAGTTGATAAATTGCGAAGTTCGATTCAAACTTTGACGCGAGCGACAAACCCACTGGGTAAACTCTTGGATTATTTACAg GAAGATGTAGAGATGATGCAGAGGGAACTCCATGAATGGCGAAGTCAATATAATCAATTGAGTGAACAATTACGCCAGGAGCAAAT CTCAACAGAAGAGTTTATAGAACCCATGAAAGGAACTCTCAAAGACATCGAAGGTAATATCAAAGTTCAGTTGGATAAAATACGCCAAGTAAAAGCTgggataatgaaaaatgatcagaAGATACAGAGATTGCTCAATGGACATTTGTAG
- the LOC124303780 gene encoding TRAF3-interacting protein 1 isoform X5, translating to MVRPSKVIAGHEPTRTNELLQAIGKALDKKISSAEAIEHYKNSNGRSKGPVKSKLVAKDESKKPVSRQSSQSRKPVEKEKPPIDQKKKSTSTSKNAPKEVKTRAENRREKLHEQEKENKAKNKGGDKKEKIVEIPSAESKEEKRPSSVRRQRRSASVQPKEDPSSPKTLDSPKTKPALSDSTNSPTHKMTESSLRNTNSPIDKQVKSQQGNNQTEQPPDRISEPETRQSAEIRGKTSANDDGSRRSSHSDGRTKRSAEKNSAPLEGESKPKSSAGNKVREASSLLSPNHKSSKSDTVPNKLQKQYTFEHPGSPPPKPGPPDDSANTAIVPETTVVRPKTSLRPPSARPMSARPAAPRMRSKTEFILNEDITTPMGTVNVIVENFDTKEEDDVDDMVVMETGGSGDSLNIDGLARTESQLSEEHGHLVAQILETQRELINTDNVDVMPKKVEIEWEAGSRRDRETAIKEVDKLRSSIQTLTRATNPLGKLLDYLQEDVEMMQRELHEWRSQYNQLSEQLRQEQISTEEFIEPMKGTLKDIEGNIKVQLDKIRQVKAGIMKNDQKIQRLLNGHL from the exons ATGGTACGACCCAGTAAGGTCATCGCTGGACATGAACCCACTCGAACCAATGAGTTACTGCAAGCAATTGGAAAAGCCCTTGACAAAAAG ATCAGCAGCGCAGAAGCAATAGAGCACTATAAAAATAGTAATGGTAGATCTAAGGGGCCAGTGAAATCAAAACTGGTTGCTAAAGATGAGTCTAAGAAGCCAGTGTCTAGACAGTCTTCACAATCTAGAAAACCGGTGGAAAAAGAGAAGCCTCCGATTGATCAAAAGAAAAAGTCTACAAGCACCAGCAAAAATGCACCCAAAGAAGTTAAAACCCGTGCTGAGAATAGACGAGAAAAACTACACGAAcaggaaaaagagaataaagcaaaaaataaGGGTGgggataaaaaagaaaagatcgTTGAAATTCCTTCTGCTGAG tcCAAGGAAGAAAAACGGCCATCTTCGGTGAGGCGACAAAGACGCTCAGCGTCAGTTCAACCCAAGGAAGATCCTTCATCACCAAAAACGTTAGACTCCCCAAAAACCAAACCTGCTTTATCAGATTCAACAAATTCACCTACTCACAAAATGACCGAATCTTCGTTGCGTAATACCAACTCGCCGATAGACAAGCAAGTAAAATCGCAACAAGGTAATAACCAAACGGAACAACCGCCTGATAGAATATCAGAACCAGAAACAAGACAATCTGCTGAAATAAGGGGAAAAACAAGCGCAAATGATGATGGTTCTCGTAGAAGCTCACATTCTGATGGGAGGACAAAGAGAAGTGCAGAAAAAAACTCAGCTCCCTTAGAAGGTGAATCGAAACCGAAATCTTCAGCTGGGAACAAAGTAAGAGAAGCAAGTAGCCTGCTGTCACCAAATCATAAATCATCGAAATCAGATACAGTACcaaacaaattacaaaaacagTACACGTTTGAGCATCCAGGTTCTCCACCACCAAAGCCTGGTCCCCCAGACGATTCTGCAAATACAGCAAT AGTTCCTGAGACGACAGTAGTGAGACCAAAAACTTCACTGCGTCCTCCCAGTGCCAGGCCAATGAGCGCTAGACCTGCAGCTCCTAGGATGCGATCAAAAACTGAATTCATTTTAAATGAAGATATAAC aacTCCAATGGGCACTGTTAATGTAATCGtagaaaattttgacacaaaaGAGGAAGATGACGTTGATGATATGGTTGTAATGGAGACAGGTGGGAGTGGGGATTCCCTAAACATCGATGGATTAGCTAGGACTGAAAGTCAGCTTTCGGAAGAACATGGACATCTGGTAGCTCAAATCTTGGAGACTCAAAGAGAGTTAATCAATACGGACAATGTCGATGTTATGCCCAAGAAGGTGGAGATT GAATGGGAAGCAGGATCAAGAAGAGATCGTGAAACAGCAATAAAAGAAGTTGATAAATTGCGAAGTTCGATTCAAACTTTGACGCGAGCGACAAACCCACTGGGTAAACTCTTGGATTATTTACAg GAAGATGTAGAGATGATGCAGAGGGAACTCCATGAATGGCGAAGTCAATATAATCAATTGAGTGAACAATTACGCCAGGAGCAAAT CTCAACAGAAGAGTTTATAGAACCCATGAAAGGAACTCTCAAAGACATCGAAGGTAATATCAAAGTTCAGTTGGATAAAATACGCCAAGTAAAAGCTgggataatgaaaaatgatcagaAGATACAGAGATTGCTCAATGGACATTTGTAG
- the LOC124303780 gene encoding TRAF3-interacting protein 1 isoform X4: MVIRETGFLDGLFTEDELNSENIKDKDTKLAYLTKLIDVVKLITGNNLMVRPSKVIAGHEPTRTNELLQAIGKALDKKISSAEAIEHYKNSNGRSKGPVKSKLVAKDESKKPVSRQSSQSRKPVEKEKPPIDQKKKSTSTSKNAPKEVKTRAENRREKLHEQEKENKAKNKGGDKKEKIVEIPSAESKEEKRPSSVRRQRRSASVQPKEDPSSPKTLDSPKTKPALSDSTNSPTHKMTESSLRNTNSPIDKQVKSQQGNNQTEQPPDRISEPETRQSAEIRGKTSANDDGSRRSSHSDGRTKRSAEKNSAPLEGESKPKSSAGNKVREASSLLSPNHKSSKSDTVPNKLQKQYTFEHPGSPPPKPGPPDDSANTAIVPETTVVRPKTSLRPPSARPMSARPAAPRMRSKTEFILNEDITTPMGTVNVIVENFDTKEEDDVDDMVVMETGGSGDSLNIDGLARTESQLSEEHGHLVAQILETQRELINTDNVDVMPKKVEIEWEAGSRRDRETAIKEVDKLRSSIQTLTRATNPLGKLLDYLQEDVEMMQRELHEWRSQYNQLSEQLRQEQISTEEFIEPMKGTLKDIEGNIKVQLDKIRQVKAGIMKNDQKIQRLLNGHL, translated from the exons ATG GTAATTAGAGAAACTGGATTTCTCGATGGTCTTTTTACAGAGGATGAATTGAATTCCGAAAATATAAAAGACAAAGACACCAAGCTTGCGTATTTAACAAAACTGATTGACGTTGTGA AGTTGATTACTGGAAATAATCTCATGGTACGACCCAGTAAGGTCATCGCTGGACATGAACCCACTCGAACCAATGAGTTACTGCAAGCAATTGGAAAAGCCCTTGACAAAAAG ATCAGCAGCGCAGAAGCAATAGAGCACTATAAAAATAGTAATGGTAGATCTAAGGGGCCAGTGAAATCAAAACTGGTTGCTAAAGATGAGTCTAAGAAGCCAGTGTCTAGACAGTCTTCACAATCTAGAAAACCGGTGGAAAAAGAGAAGCCTCCGATTGATCAAAAGAAAAAGTCTACAAGCACCAGCAAAAATGCACCCAAAGAAGTTAAAACCCGTGCTGAGAATAGACGAGAAAAACTACACGAAcaggaaaaagagaataaagcaaaaaataaGGGTGgggataaaaaagaaaagatcgTTGAAATTCCTTCTGCTGAG tcCAAGGAAGAAAAACGGCCATCTTCGGTGAGGCGACAAAGACGCTCAGCGTCAGTTCAACCCAAGGAAGATCCTTCATCACCAAAAACGTTAGACTCCCCAAAAACCAAACCTGCTTTATCAGATTCAACAAATTCACCTACTCACAAAATGACCGAATCTTCGTTGCGTAATACCAACTCGCCGATAGACAAGCAAGTAAAATCGCAACAAGGTAATAACCAAACGGAACAACCGCCTGATAGAATATCAGAACCAGAAACAAGACAATCTGCTGAAATAAGGGGAAAAACAAGCGCAAATGATGATGGTTCTCGTAGAAGCTCACATTCTGATGGGAGGACAAAGAGAAGTGCAGAAAAAAACTCAGCTCCCTTAGAAGGTGAATCGAAACCGAAATCTTCAGCTGGGAACAAAGTAAGAGAAGCAAGTAGCCTGCTGTCACCAAATCATAAATCATCGAAATCAGATACAGTACcaaacaaattacaaaaacagTACACGTTTGAGCATCCAGGTTCTCCACCACCAAAGCCTGGTCCCCCAGACGATTCTGCAAATACAGCAAT AGTTCCTGAGACGACAGTAGTGAGACCAAAAACTTCACTGCGTCCTCCCAGTGCCAGGCCAATGAGCGCTAGACCTGCAGCTCCTAGGATGCGATCAAAAACTGAATTCATTTTAAATGAAGATATAAC aacTCCAATGGGCACTGTTAATGTAATCGtagaaaattttgacacaaaaGAGGAAGATGACGTTGATGATATGGTTGTAATGGAGACAGGTGGGAGTGGGGATTCCCTAAACATCGATGGATTAGCTAGGACTGAAAGTCAGCTTTCGGAAGAACATGGACATCTGGTAGCTCAAATCTTGGAGACTCAAAGAGAGTTAATCAATACGGACAATGTCGATGTTATGCCCAAGAAGGTGGAGATT GAATGGGAAGCAGGATCAAGAAGAGATCGTGAAACAGCAATAAAAGAAGTTGATAAATTGCGAAGTTCGATTCAAACTTTGACGCGAGCGACAAACCCACTGGGTAAACTCTTGGATTATTTACAg GAAGATGTAGAGATGATGCAGAGGGAACTCCATGAATGGCGAAGTCAATATAATCAATTGAGTGAACAATTACGCCAGGAGCAAAT CTCAACAGAAGAGTTTATAGAACCCATGAAAGGAACTCTCAAAGACATCGAAGGTAATATCAAAGTTCAGTTGGATAAAATACGCCAAGTAAAAGCTgggataatgaaaaatgatcagaAGATACAGAGATTGCTCAATGGACATTTGTAG
- the LOC124303780 gene encoding TRAF3-interacting protein 1 isoform X2 produces the protein MTEDVKPEVIKKTQDILGKYFKKPPLTEKLLKKPPFRFLHDIVSSVIRETGFLDGLFTEDELNSENIKDKDTKLAYLTKLIDVVKLITGNNLMVRPSKVIAGHEPTRTNELLQAIGKALDKKISSAEAIEHYKNSNGRSKGPVKSKLVAKDESKKPVSRQSSQSRKPVEKEKPPIDQKKKSTSTSKNAPKEVKTRAENRREKLHEQEKENKAKNKGGDKKEKIVEIPSAESKEEKRPSSVRRQRRSASVQPKEDPSSPKTLDSPKTKPALSDSTNSPTHKMTESSLRNTNSPIDKQVKSQQGNNQTEQPPDRISEPETRQSAEIRGKTSANDDGSRRSSHSDGRTKRSAEKNSAPLEGESKPKSSAGNKYTFEHPGSPPPKPGPPDDSANTAIVPETTVVRPKTSLRPPSARPMSARPAAPRMRSKTEFILNEDITTPMGTVNVIVENFDTKEEDDVDDMVVMETGGSGDSLNIDGLARTESQLSEEHGHLVAQILETQRELINTDNVDVMPKKVEIEWEAGSRRDRETAIKEVDKLRSSIQTLTRATNPLGKLLDYLQEDVEMMQRELHEWRSQYNQLSEQLRQEQISTEEFIEPMKGTLKDIEGNIKVQLDKIRQVKAGIMKNDQKIQRLLNGHL, from the exons ATGACGGAAGACGTAAAGCCggaagtaattaaaaaaactcaAGACATTCTcgggaaatattttaaaaaaccaCCACTCacggaaaaattgttaaagaAACCACCTTTTAGATTTCTACATGATATAGTCTCATCG GTAATTAGAGAAACTGGATTTCTCGATGGTCTTTTTACAGAGGATGAATTGAATTCCGAAAATATAAAAGACAAAGACACCAAGCTTGCGTATTTAACAAAACTGATTGACGTTGTGA AGTTGATTACTGGAAATAATCTCATGGTACGACCCAGTAAGGTCATCGCTGGACATGAACCCACTCGAACCAATGAGTTACTGCAAGCAATTGGAAAAGCCCTTGACAAAAAG ATCAGCAGCGCAGAAGCAATAGAGCACTATAAAAATAGTAATGGTAGATCTAAGGGGCCAGTGAAATCAAAACTGGTTGCTAAAGATGAGTCTAAGAAGCCAGTGTCTAGACAGTCTTCACAATCTAGAAAACCGGTGGAAAAAGAGAAGCCTCCGATTGATCAAAAGAAAAAGTCTACAAGCACCAGCAAAAATGCACCCAAAGAAGTTAAAACCCGTGCTGAGAATAGACGAGAAAAACTACACGAAcaggaaaaagagaataaagcaaaaaataaGGGTGgggataaaaaagaaaagatcgTTGAAATTCCTTCTGCTGAG tcCAAGGAAGAAAAACGGCCATCTTCGGTGAGGCGACAAAGACGCTCAGCGTCAGTTCAACCCAAGGAAGATCCTTCATCACCAAAAACGTTAGACTCCCCAAAAACCAAACCTGCTTTATCAGATTCAACAAATTCACCTACTCACAAAATGACCGAATCTTCGTTGCGTAATACCAACTCGCCGATAGACAAGCAAGTAAAATCGCAACAAGGTAATAACCAAACGGAACAACCGCCTGATAGAATATCAGAACCAGAAACAAGACAATCTGCTGAAATAAGGGGAAAAACAAGCGCAAATGATGATGGTTCTCGTAGAAGCTCACATTCTGATGGGAGGACAAAGAGAAGTGCAGAAAAAAACTCAGCTCCCTTAGAAGGTGAATCGAAACCGAAATCTTCAGCTGGGAACAAA TACACGTTTGAGCATCCAGGTTCTCCACCACCAAAGCCTGGTCCCCCAGACGATTCTGCAAATACAGCAAT AGTTCCTGAGACGACAGTAGTGAGACCAAAAACTTCACTGCGTCCTCCCAGTGCCAGGCCAATGAGCGCTAGACCTGCAGCTCCTAGGATGCGATCAAAAACTGAATTCATTTTAAATGAAGATATAAC aacTCCAATGGGCACTGTTAATGTAATCGtagaaaattttgacacaaaaGAGGAAGATGACGTTGATGATATGGTTGTAATGGAGACAGGTGGGAGTGGGGATTCCCTAAACATCGATGGATTAGCTAGGACTGAAAGTCAGCTTTCGGAAGAACATGGACATCTGGTAGCTCAAATCTTGGAGACTCAAAGAGAGTTAATCAATACGGACAATGTCGATGTTATGCCCAAGAAGGTGGAGATT GAATGGGAAGCAGGATCAAGAAGAGATCGTGAAACAGCAATAAAAGAAGTTGATAAATTGCGAAGTTCGATTCAAACTTTGACGCGAGCGACAAACCCACTGGGTAAACTCTTGGATTATTTACAg GAAGATGTAGAGATGATGCAGAGGGAACTCCATGAATGGCGAAGTCAATATAATCAATTGAGTGAACAATTACGCCAGGAGCAAAT CTCAACAGAAGAGTTTATAGAACCCATGAAAGGAACTCTCAAAGACATCGAAGGTAATATCAAAGTTCAGTTGGATAAAATACGCCAAGTAAAAGCTgggataatgaaaaatgatcagaAGATACAGAGATTGCTCAATGGACATTTGTAG